In Canis lupus familiaris isolate Mischka breed German Shepherd chromosome 5, alternate assembly UU_Cfam_GSD_1.0, whole genome shotgun sequence, a genomic segment contains:
- the FCSK gene encoding L-fucose kinase isoform X2, which translates to MEQPKGVDWTVIILTCQYKDSVHVFQRELEVRQKREQIPARTLLLAVEDPETRVGSGGATLNALLVAAEHLSARAGFTVVTSDVLHSARILILHMGRDFPLDDCGRAFTCLPVENPQAPVEAVVCNLDCLLDIMSHRLGPGSPPGVWVCSTDMLLSVPLDPGISWDNFRGARVIALPGSMAYAQNHGVYLTDSQGFVLDIYYQGTEAEIQLCARPDGRVPLVSGVAFFSVETAEHLLATHVSPPLDACTYMGFDSGARPVQLSLFFDILLCMAQNVNREDFLSGHPPEMGQGDSDIAGYLQAARAELWRELRDQPLTMAYVPDGSYSYMTSSASEFLYSLTFPGAPSAQVVHSQVEEPQLLGAESSVVSCLLEGPVQLGPGSVLQHCHLQGPVHIGTGCLVSGLDAAQCEALHGLELHDLVLQGHHVRLHGAPSRVFTVFGRLDSWERRGIGTYLNMSWSEFFQKTGVRSWDLWDPDTPPAERSLLGARLFPVLHPSRTLGPQDMLWMLDPQEDGGKALRAWRACWRLSWEQLQPCLDRAATLAFRRDLFFRQALLKARHVLEARQDLSLRPLIRAAVREGCPRPLLATLDQAAAGDPGVAARALACVADVLGCMAEGQGGLRSGPAANPEWMRPFSYLECGNLAGGVQALAQERDKWLSRPALLVRAARHYEGAGQILIRQAVMSAQNFVSTEPVELPAPGQWVVAECPARVDFSGGWSDTPPLAYELGGAVLGLAVRVDGRRPIGARARRIPEPELWLAVGPRQDKMAMKIVCWSLDDLQDYCQPHAPGALLKAAFICAGIVHVGSKLSLREQLLHTFGGGFELHTWSELPHGSGLGTSSILAGTALAALQRAAGRLVGTEALIHAVLHLEQVLTTGGGWQDQVGGLMPGIKVGRSRAQLPLKVEVEEITVPEGFVQKLNDHMLLVYTGKTRLARNLLQDVLRSWYARLPAVVQNAHSLVRHTEECAEAFRQGSLPLLGQCLTTYWEQKKLMAPGCEPLAVRRMMDVLAPHVHGQSLAGAGGGGFLYLLTKEPRQKETLEAVLAKTEGLGNYSVHLVEVDTQGLSLQLLGDETST; encoded by the exons GGCCGGGATTTCCCTTTGGATGACTGTGGCAGGGCCTTCACCTGCCTCCCTGTAGAGAACCCCCAGGCACCAGTGGAGGCTGTCGTCTGCAACCTGGACTGCTTGCTGGACATCATGAGTCATCGG cTGGGCCCGGGCTCCCCGCCAGGTGTATGGGTTTGCAGCACCGACATGCTGCTGTCTGTTCCTCTGGACCCAG GGATCAGCTGGGACAACTTCCGGGGAGCCAGAGTGATTGCCCTTCCAGGGAGCATGGCCTATGCCCAGAACCATGGTGTTTACCTCACCGACTCCCAG GGCTTTGTTTTGGATATTTACTACCAGGGCACGGAGGCAGAGATACAACTGTGTGCCAGGCCGGATGGGCGAGTGCCACTG GTCTCCGGGGTTGCCTTCTTCTCTGTGGAGACTGCTGAGCACCTCCTGGCCACCCATGTGAGCCCACCCTTGGATGCCTGTACCTACATGGGCTTCGACTCTGGAGCCCGGCCTGTCCAG CTGTCTCTCTTTTTCGACATCCTGCTCTGCATGGCTCAGAATGTGAACAGGGAGGACTTCCTGTCAGGACATCCCCCGGAGATGGGGCAAGGTGACTCAGACATCGCAGGTTATCTGCAGGCTGCCCGGGCTGAGCTGTGGAGGGAGCTTCGCGATCAGCCCCTCACCATGG CTTACGTCCCTGATGGCAGCTACAGCTACATGACCAGCTCAGCCAGTGAGTTCCTGTATAGCCTCACGTTCCCAGGGGCTCCCAGTGCGCAGGTAGTGCACTCCCAGGTGGAG GAGCCGCAGCTCCTGGGGGCCGAGAGCTCCGTGGTCAGCTGCCTGCTGGAGGGCCCTGTCCAGCTGGGTCCTGGGAGTGTCCTGCAGCACTGCCACCTTCAG GGCCCTGTTCACATTGGCACCGGCTGCTTGGTGAGTGGCCTCGATGCGGCCCAGTGTGAGGCACTGCATGGCTTGGAGCTGCACGACCTCGTCTTGCAGGGACATCATGTGCGGCTGCATGGCGCTCCCAGCCGAGTCTTCACGGTCTTTGGCCGTCTGGACAGCTGGGAG agaCGGGGCATAGGAACGTATCTCAACATGTCCTGGAGTGAATTCTTCCAGAAGACAGGTGTTCG ATCCTGGGATCTGTGGGATCCAGACACGCCCCCTGCAGAGCGTTCCCTTCTTGGTGCCCGCCTCTTTCCCGTGCTCCACCCCTCgaggaccctgggaccccaggacatGCTGTGGATGCTGGATCCCCAGGAGGATGGGGGCAAGGCCCTGCGGGCCTGGCGAGCCTGTTGGCGTCTGTCGTGGGAGCAGCTGCAGCCATGCCTGGACCGGGCTGCCACACTGGCCTTCCGCCGGGACCTGTTCTTCCGCCAGGCCCTGCTTAAGGCGAGGCATGTGCTGGAGGCCCGGCAGGATCTCAGCCTGCGCCCGCTGATCCGGGCTGCTGTCCGAGAGGGCTGTCCCAGGCCCCTGCTGGCCACGCTGGACCAGG CTGCTGCAGGAGACCCTGGTGTGGCAGCCCGGGCTCTGGCCTGTGTGGCGGATGTCCTGGGCTGCATGGCAGAGGGCCAAGGGGGCTTACGGAGTGGGCCAGCTGCCAACCCTGAGTGGATGCGGCCCTTCTCATACCTGGAGTGTGGGAACCTGGCTGGGGGTGTGCAGGCGCTTGCCCAGGAGCGGGACAAGTGGCTGAGCAG GCCAGCCCTGCTTGTGCGAGCTGCCCGCCACTACGAGGGAGCTGGGCAGATTCTGATCCGCCAGGCTGTGATGTCAGCCCAGAACTTTGTCTCCACGGAGCCAGTAGAGCTGCCAGCACCTGGGCAATGGGTGGTGGCTGAGTGCCCGGCTCGTGTGGATTTCTCTG GTGGCTGGAGTGACACGCCACCCCTCGCCTATGAGCTTGGTGGGGCAGTACTGGGTTTGGCTGTACGAGTGGATGGCCGTAGGCCCATCGGGGCCAGGGCACGCCGCATCCCAGAGCCTGAGCTGTGGCTGGCAGTGGGGCCTCGGCAGGACAAGATGGCCATGAAGATCGTGTGCTGGAGCCTAGATGACCTGCAGGATTACTGCCAGCCTCATGCCCCAG GGGCTCTGCTGAAGGCAGCCTTCATCTGTGCGGGGATTGTGCATGTCGGCTCCAAGCTTTCGCTGAGAGAGCAGCTGCTGCATACCTTCGGGGGTGGCTTCGAGCTGCACACCTGGTCTGAGCTGCCCCATGGCTCTGGTCTTG GCACAAGCAGCATCCTGGCAGGCACAGCCCTGGCTGCCTTGCAGAGGGCCGCGGGCCGGCTCGTGGGCACAGAGGCCCTGATCCATGCAGTGCTCCACCTGGAACAGGTGCTCACCACAG GAGGTGGCTGGCAGGACCAAGTGGGTGGTCTAATGCCTGGCATCAAGGTGGGGCGCTCTCGGGCTCAGCTGCCACTGAAGGTGGAGGTGGAAGAGATCACTGTGCCTGAGGGCTTTGTCCAGAAGCTCAATGACCACATGCTCCTGGTGTACACTGGCAAGACCCGGCTGGCACGGAATCTGCTGCAG GATGTGCTGAGGAGCTGGTATGCCCGGCTGCCTGCCGTCGTGCAGAATGCCCACAGCCTGGTACGGCACACGGAGGAATGTGCTGAAGCCTTCCGCCAAG ggagcctgcctctgctgGGCCAGTGCCTGACCACATACTGGGAGCAAAAGAAGCTCATGGCTCCAGGTTGTGAGCCCCTGGCTGTACGGCGTATGATGGATGTCCTGGCTCCCCATGTGCATGGCCAGAGCCTGGCAGGGGCAGGTGGCGGGGGTTTTCTCTATCTGTTGACCAAGGAGCCACGGCAAAAGGAGACTCTGGAGGCTGTCCTGGCCAAGACTGAG GGCCTTGGGAACTACAGTGTACACCTTGTGGAAGTGGACACTCAGGGCCTGAGCCTGCAGCTGCTGGGGGATGAGACCTCAACCTGA
- the FCSK gene encoding L-fucose kinase isoform X1 has translation MEQPKGVDWTVIILTCQYKDSVHVFQRELEVRQKREQIPARTLLLAVEDPETRVGSGGATLNALLVAAEHLSARAGFTVVTSDVLHSARILILHMGRDFPLDDCGRAFTCLPVENPQAPVEAVVCNLDCLLDIMSHRLGPGSPPGVWVCSTDMLLSVPLDPGISWDNFRGARVIALPGSMAYAQNHGVYLTDSQGFVLDIYYQGTEAEIQLCARPDGRVPLVSGVAFFSVETAEHLLATHVSPPLDACTYMGFDSGARPVQLSLFFDILLCMAQNVNREDFLSGHPPEMGQGDSDIAGYLQAARAELWRELRDQPLTMAYVPDGSYSYMTSSASEFLYSLTFPGAPSAQVVHSQVEEPQLLGAESSVVSCLLEGPVQLGPGSVLQHCHLQGPVHIGTGCLVSGLDAAQCEALHGLELHDLVLQGHHVRLHGAPSRVFTVFGRLDSWERRGIGTYLNMSWSEFFQKTGVRSWDLWDPDTPPAERSLLGARLFPVLHPSRTLGPQDMLWMLDPQEDGGKALRAWRACWRLSWEQLQPCLDRAATLAFRRDLFFRQALLKARHVLEARQDLSLRPLIRAAVREGCPRPLLATLDQVAAAAGDPGVAARALACVADVLGCMAEGQGGLRSGPAANPEWMRPFSYLECGNLAGGVQALAQERDKWLSRPALLVRAARHYEGAGQILIRQAVMSAQNFVSTEPVELPAPGQWVVAECPARVDFSGGWSDTPPLAYELGGAVLGLAVRVDGRRPIGARARRIPEPELWLAVGPRQDKMAMKIVCWSLDDLQDYCQPHAPGALLKAAFICAGIVHVGSKLSLREQLLHTFGGGFELHTWSELPHGSGLGTSSILAGTALAALQRAAGRLVGTEALIHAVLHLEQVLTTGGGWQDQVGGLMPGIKVGRSRAQLPLKVEVEEITVPEGFVQKLNDHMLLVYTGKTRLARNLLQDVLRSWYARLPAVVQNAHSLVRHTEECAEAFRQGSLPLLGQCLTTYWEQKKLMAPGCEPLAVRRMMDVLAPHVHGQSLAGAGGGGFLYLLTKEPRQKETLEAVLAKTEGLGNYSVHLVEVDTQGLSLQLLGDETST, from the exons GGCCGGGATTTCCCTTTGGATGACTGTGGCAGGGCCTTCACCTGCCTCCCTGTAGAGAACCCCCAGGCACCAGTGGAGGCTGTCGTCTGCAACCTGGACTGCTTGCTGGACATCATGAGTCATCGG cTGGGCCCGGGCTCCCCGCCAGGTGTATGGGTTTGCAGCACCGACATGCTGCTGTCTGTTCCTCTGGACCCAG GGATCAGCTGGGACAACTTCCGGGGAGCCAGAGTGATTGCCCTTCCAGGGAGCATGGCCTATGCCCAGAACCATGGTGTTTACCTCACCGACTCCCAG GGCTTTGTTTTGGATATTTACTACCAGGGCACGGAGGCAGAGATACAACTGTGTGCCAGGCCGGATGGGCGAGTGCCACTG GTCTCCGGGGTTGCCTTCTTCTCTGTGGAGACTGCTGAGCACCTCCTGGCCACCCATGTGAGCCCACCCTTGGATGCCTGTACCTACATGGGCTTCGACTCTGGAGCCCGGCCTGTCCAG CTGTCTCTCTTTTTCGACATCCTGCTCTGCATGGCTCAGAATGTGAACAGGGAGGACTTCCTGTCAGGACATCCCCCGGAGATGGGGCAAGGTGACTCAGACATCGCAGGTTATCTGCAGGCTGCCCGGGCTGAGCTGTGGAGGGAGCTTCGCGATCAGCCCCTCACCATGG CTTACGTCCCTGATGGCAGCTACAGCTACATGACCAGCTCAGCCAGTGAGTTCCTGTATAGCCTCACGTTCCCAGGGGCTCCCAGTGCGCAGGTAGTGCACTCCCAGGTGGAG GAGCCGCAGCTCCTGGGGGCCGAGAGCTCCGTGGTCAGCTGCCTGCTGGAGGGCCCTGTCCAGCTGGGTCCTGGGAGTGTCCTGCAGCACTGCCACCTTCAG GGCCCTGTTCACATTGGCACCGGCTGCTTGGTGAGTGGCCTCGATGCGGCCCAGTGTGAGGCACTGCATGGCTTGGAGCTGCACGACCTCGTCTTGCAGGGACATCATGTGCGGCTGCATGGCGCTCCCAGCCGAGTCTTCACGGTCTTTGGCCGTCTGGACAGCTGGGAG agaCGGGGCATAGGAACGTATCTCAACATGTCCTGGAGTGAATTCTTCCAGAAGACAGGTGTTCG ATCCTGGGATCTGTGGGATCCAGACACGCCCCCTGCAGAGCGTTCCCTTCTTGGTGCCCGCCTCTTTCCCGTGCTCCACCCCTCgaggaccctgggaccccaggacatGCTGTGGATGCTGGATCCCCAGGAGGATGGGGGCAAGGCCCTGCGGGCCTGGCGAGCCTGTTGGCGTCTGTCGTGGGAGCAGCTGCAGCCATGCCTGGACCGGGCTGCCACACTGGCCTTCCGCCGGGACCTGTTCTTCCGCCAGGCCCTGCTTAAGGCGAGGCATGTGCTGGAGGCCCGGCAGGATCTCAGCCTGCGCCCGCTGATCCGGGCTGCTGTCCGAGAGGGCTGTCCCAGGCCCCTGCTGGCCACGCTGGACCAGG TTGCAGCTGCTGCAGGAGACCCTGGTGTGGCAGCCCGGGCTCTGGCCTGTGTGGCGGATGTCCTGGGCTGCATGGCAGAGGGCCAAGGGGGCTTACGGAGTGGGCCAGCTGCCAACCCTGAGTGGATGCGGCCCTTCTCATACCTGGAGTGTGGGAACCTGGCTGGGGGTGTGCAGGCGCTTGCCCAGGAGCGGGACAAGTGGCTGAGCAG GCCAGCCCTGCTTGTGCGAGCTGCCCGCCACTACGAGGGAGCTGGGCAGATTCTGATCCGCCAGGCTGTGATGTCAGCCCAGAACTTTGTCTCCACGGAGCCAGTAGAGCTGCCAGCACCTGGGCAATGGGTGGTGGCTGAGTGCCCGGCTCGTGTGGATTTCTCTG GTGGCTGGAGTGACACGCCACCCCTCGCCTATGAGCTTGGTGGGGCAGTACTGGGTTTGGCTGTACGAGTGGATGGCCGTAGGCCCATCGGGGCCAGGGCACGCCGCATCCCAGAGCCTGAGCTGTGGCTGGCAGTGGGGCCTCGGCAGGACAAGATGGCCATGAAGATCGTGTGCTGGAGCCTAGATGACCTGCAGGATTACTGCCAGCCTCATGCCCCAG GGGCTCTGCTGAAGGCAGCCTTCATCTGTGCGGGGATTGTGCATGTCGGCTCCAAGCTTTCGCTGAGAGAGCAGCTGCTGCATACCTTCGGGGGTGGCTTCGAGCTGCACACCTGGTCTGAGCTGCCCCATGGCTCTGGTCTTG GCACAAGCAGCATCCTGGCAGGCACAGCCCTGGCTGCCTTGCAGAGGGCCGCGGGCCGGCTCGTGGGCACAGAGGCCCTGATCCATGCAGTGCTCCACCTGGAACAGGTGCTCACCACAG GAGGTGGCTGGCAGGACCAAGTGGGTGGTCTAATGCCTGGCATCAAGGTGGGGCGCTCTCGGGCTCAGCTGCCACTGAAGGTGGAGGTGGAAGAGATCACTGTGCCTGAGGGCTTTGTCCAGAAGCTCAATGACCACATGCTCCTGGTGTACACTGGCAAGACCCGGCTGGCACGGAATCTGCTGCAG GATGTGCTGAGGAGCTGGTATGCCCGGCTGCCTGCCGTCGTGCAGAATGCCCACAGCCTGGTACGGCACACGGAGGAATGTGCTGAAGCCTTCCGCCAAG ggagcctgcctctgctgGGCCAGTGCCTGACCACATACTGGGAGCAAAAGAAGCTCATGGCTCCAGGTTGTGAGCCCCTGGCTGTACGGCGTATGATGGATGTCCTGGCTCCCCATGTGCATGGCCAGAGCCTGGCAGGGGCAGGTGGCGGGGGTTTTCTCTATCTGTTGACCAAGGAGCCACGGCAAAAGGAGACTCTGGAGGCTGTCCTGGCCAAGACTGAG GGCCTTGGGAACTACAGTGTACACCTTGTGGAAGTGGACACTCAGGGCCTGAGCCTGCAGCTGCTGGGGGATGAGACCTCAACCTGA
- the FCSK gene encoding L-fucose kinase isoform X5, with protein MGRDFPLDDCGRAFTCLPVENPQAPVEAVVCNLDCLLDIMSHRLGPGSPPGVWVCSTDMLLSVPLDPGISWDNFRGARVIALPGSMAYAQNHGVYLTDSQGFVLDIYYQGTEAEIQLCARPDGRVPLVSGVAFFSVETAEHLLATHVSPPLDACTYMGFDSGARPVQLSLFFDILLCMAQNVNREDFLSGHPPEMGQGDSDIAGYLQAARAELWRELRDQPLTMAYVPDGSYSYMTSSASEFLYSLTFPGAPSAQVVHSQVEEPQLLGAESSVVSCLLEGPVQLGPGSVLQHCHLQGPVHIGTGCLVSGLDAAQCEALHGLELHDLVLQGHHVRLHGAPSRVFTVFGRLDSWERRGIGTYLNMSWSEFFQKTGVRSWDLWDPDTPPAERSLLGARLFPVLHPSRTLGPQDMLWMLDPQEDGGKALRAWRACWRLSWEQLQPCLDRAATLAFRRDLFFRQALLKARHVLEARQDLSLRPLIRAAVREGCPRPLLATLDQVAAAAGDPGVAARALACVADVLGCMAEGQGGLRSGPAANPEWMRPFSYLECGNLAGGVQALAQERDKWLSRPALLVRAARHYEGAGQILIRQAVMSAQNFVSTEPVELPAPGQWVVAECPARVDFSGGWSDTPPLAYELGGAVLGLAVRVDGRRPIGARARRIPEPELWLAVGPRQDKMAMKIVCWSLDDLQDYCQPHAPGALLKAAFICAGIVHVGSKLSLREQLLHTFGGGFELHTWSELPHGSGLGTSSILAGTALAALQRAAGRLVGTEALIHAVLHLEQVLTTGGGWQDQVGGLMPGIKVGRSRAQLPLKVEVEEITVPEGFVQKLNDHMLLVYTGKTRLARNLLQDVLRSWYARLPAVVQNAHSLVRHTEECAEAFRQGSLPLLGQCLTTYWEQKKLMAPGCEPLAVRRMMDVLAPHVHGQSLAGAGGGGFLYLLTKEPRQKETLEAVLAKTEGLGNYSVHLVEVDTQGLSLQLLGDETST; from the exons GGCCGGGATTTCCCTTTGGATGACTGTGGCAGGGCCTTCACCTGCCTCCCTGTAGAGAACCCCCAGGCACCAGTGGAGGCTGTCGTCTGCAACCTGGACTGCTTGCTGGACATCATGAGTCATCGG cTGGGCCCGGGCTCCCCGCCAGGTGTATGGGTTTGCAGCACCGACATGCTGCTGTCTGTTCCTCTGGACCCAG GGATCAGCTGGGACAACTTCCGGGGAGCCAGAGTGATTGCCCTTCCAGGGAGCATGGCCTATGCCCAGAACCATGGTGTTTACCTCACCGACTCCCAG GGCTTTGTTTTGGATATTTACTACCAGGGCACGGAGGCAGAGATACAACTGTGTGCCAGGCCGGATGGGCGAGTGCCACTG GTCTCCGGGGTTGCCTTCTTCTCTGTGGAGACTGCTGAGCACCTCCTGGCCACCCATGTGAGCCCACCCTTGGATGCCTGTACCTACATGGGCTTCGACTCTGGAGCCCGGCCTGTCCAG CTGTCTCTCTTTTTCGACATCCTGCTCTGCATGGCTCAGAATGTGAACAGGGAGGACTTCCTGTCAGGACATCCCCCGGAGATGGGGCAAGGTGACTCAGACATCGCAGGTTATCTGCAGGCTGCCCGGGCTGAGCTGTGGAGGGAGCTTCGCGATCAGCCCCTCACCATGG CTTACGTCCCTGATGGCAGCTACAGCTACATGACCAGCTCAGCCAGTGAGTTCCTGTATAGCCTCACGTTCCCAGGGGCTCCCAGTGCGCAGGTAGTGCACTCCCAGGTGGAG GAGCCGCAGCTCCTGGGGGCCGAGAGCTCCGTGGTCAGCTGCCTGCTGGAGGGCCCTGTCCAGCTGGGTCCTGGGAGTGTCCTGCAGCACTGCCACCTTCAG GGCCCTGTTCACATTGGCACCGGCTGCTTGGTGAGTGGCCTCGATGCGGCCCAGTGTGAGGCACTGCATGGCTTGGAGCTGCACGACCTCGTCTTGCAGGGACATCATGTGCGGCTGCATGGCGCTCCCAGCCGAGTCTTCACGGTCTTTGGCCGTCTGGACAGCTGGGAG agaCGGGGCATAGGAACGTATCTCAACATGTCCTGGAGTGAATTCTTCCAGAAGACAGGTGTTCG ATCCTGGGATCTGTGGGATCCAGACACGCCCCCTGCAGAGCGTTCCCTTCTTGGTGCCCGCCTCTTTCCCGTGCTCCACCCCTCgaggaccctgggaccccaggacatGCTGTGGATGCTGGATCCCCAGGAGGATGGGGGCAAGGCCCTGCGGGCCTGGCGAGCCTGTTGGCGTCTGTCGTGGGAGCAGCTGCAGCCATGCCTGGACCGGGCTGCCACACTGGCCTTCCGCCGGGACCTGTTCTTCCGCCAGGCCCTGCTTAAGGCGAGGCATGTGCTGGAGGCCCGGCAGGATCTCAGCCTGCGCCCGCTGATCCGGGCTGCTGTCCGAGAGGGCTGTCCCAGGCCCCTGCTGGCCACGCTGGACCAGG TTGCAGCTGCTGCAGGAGACCCTGGTGTGGCAGCCCGGGCTCTGGCCTGTGTGGCGGATGTCCTGGGCTGCATGGCAGAGGGCCAAGGGGGCTTACGGAGTGGGCCAGCTGCCAACCCTGAGTGGATGCGGCCCTTCTCATACCTGGAGTGTGGGAACCTGGCTGGGGGTGTGCAGGCGCTTGCCCAGGAGCGGGACAAGTGGCTGAGCAG GCCAGCCCTGCTTGTGCGAGCTGCCCGCCACTACGAGGGAGCTGGGCAGATTCTGATCCGCCAGGCTGTGATGTCAGCCCAGAACTTTGTCTCCACGGAGCCAGTAGAGCTGCCAGCACCTGGGCAATGGGTGGTGGCTGAGTGCCCGGCTCGTGTGGATTTCTCTG GTGGCTGGAGTGACACGCCACCCCTCGCCTATGAGCTTGGTGGGGCAGTACTGGGTTTGGCTGTACGAGTGGATGGCCGTAGGCCCATCGGGGCCAGGGCACGCCGCATCCCAGAGCCTGAGCTGTGGCTGGCAGTGGGGCCTCGGCAGGACAAGATGGCCATGAAGATCGTGTGCTGGAGCCTAGATGACCTGCAGGATTACTGCCAGCCTCATGCCCCAG GGGCTCTGCTGAAGGCAGCCTTCATCTGTGCGGGGATTGTGCATGTCGGCTCCAAGCTTTCGCTGAGAGAGCAGCTGCTGCATACCTTCGGGGGTGGCTTCGAGCTGCACACCTGGTCTGAGCTGCCCCATGGCTCTGGTCTTG GCACAAGCAGCATCCTGGCAGGCACAGCCCTGGCTGCCTTGCAGAGGGCCGCGGGCCGGCTCGTGGGCACAGAGGCCCTGATCCATGCAGTGCTCCACCTGGAACAGGTGCTCACCACAG GAGGTGGCTGGCAGGACCAAGTGGGTGGTCTAATGCCTGGCATCAAGGTGGGGCGCTCTCGGGCTCAGCTGCCACTGAAGGTGGAGGTGGAAGAGATCACTGTGCCTGAGGGCTTTGTCCAGAAGCTCAATGACCACATGCTCCTGGTGTACACTGGCAAGACCCGGCTGGCACGGAATCTGCTGCAG GATGTGCTGAGGAGCTGGTATGCCCGGCTGCCTGCCGTCGTGCAGAATGCCCACAGCCTGGTACGGCACACGGAGGAATGTGCTGAAGCCTTCCGCCAAG ggagcctgcctctgctgGGCCAGTGCCTGACCACATACTGGGAGCAAAAGAAGCTCATGGCTCCAGGTTGTGAGCCCCTGGCTGTACGGCGTATGATGGATGTCCTGGCTCCCCATGTGCATGGCCAGAGCCTGGCAGGGGCAGGTGGCGGGGGTTTTCTCTATCTGTTGACCAAGGAGCCACGGCAAAAGGAGACTCTGGAGGCTGTCCTGGCCAAGACTGAG GGCCTTGGGAACTACAGTGTACACCTTGTGGAAGTGGACACTCAGGGCCTGAGCCTGCAGCTGCTGGGGGATGAGACCTCAACCTGA